The following is a genomic window from Pedobacter sp. KBS0701.
TTGTTGCTGTTTCTTCCCACTTAATGTTGGCAATGTAAGCGCTTGGACGGTACATTTGGTAAAAGGTATTTCCGAACTGGTAAGATGCATTTAAAGCACTTAAACCATAGGTAGACATGTATCCATAATTGCCAATCCCATCCTGTTGTCCTGTAATACCATAACTTGCTCTTACTTTTAAGGCAGATATGGTTTTGTTATCTTTCAAAAATGCTTCGTTTTTAACGGTCCAGGCCAATGCCAAAGATGGGAATACACCATATTTATAGGCAGGCCCAAAACGTGACGAACCATCGCGGCGTACCGTTGCCGTTAGAAGAAAACGTTCGTCGTAATTATAATTCAATCTTCCGAAATAAGAGATCAAACGGTATTGTGGTTTGTTAAAAGCAAAAGCCGGATCAGAATTAGCCACCTTATTACCATTGGCATCAAAACTTGGATAATAATATTGTGTAGTTAAATAATCATTATAAGAATAACCTGCAGTTGCATCTACCCTACTTTTAATCGATTTAAATTCTTTAATGTAGTTCAGGTAAAAATCCAGCACGGTATTTCTCCTGTTCTGTTTGTATTGGTTATTTACGCCATTACCAACACCATTCAGGTTACCAACAAATGCCTCTGCTGCATTTGGATCAACGAAAACAGTACCTTTACCCGATGCTACATCATAAGCCGCGTTTAAATTAGCATGCAGTTCTGGCAAAAAATGAAAACTATAATCCAGTTGAACATTACCGATACTACGCATAGGCTTAGCACGGTCTTCTCTTTGCTCCAGTAAACCCACCGGATTACGGCCAACCAGATTCACCAATCCTGTTGGAGTAGTAGAATCTAACCATTCCCAATAGCCATTATAGTCTGACCTATTGGTATAAGTAGCTTGAGTTGGGTCGAAACTTACCGCACCACCAATGGCAGCCGTATTGGCGAAACGCGTTTTCTGCATGCTACCTTTCAGGTTGATATCCAGTTTGAGATGATTATCAAAAAACCTCGGATTGAAAACGAGAGCAGCTGAAGTTTTCTGCAATTGGTCGGTTCTTAACACACCTGTTTGGTTTTGATAACCGATGGACAAACGGTAAGGCAGTTTTTTTACTCCTCCGCTAATGCTGATGTTGTTATCGGTAGAAAAACCATCCTGATAAATCAGATCCTGCCAATTGGTATTAAACGTTCCCAATTGTGCTTTTTGCGCCGAAGTACCTTTTGCATTTACAATCGAGCGGATCTCATCAGCGCTTAACACATCAAGTTGTCTGGTCAGTTTAGAAACCGAGTTTACTGAATTGAAAGTTACTTTTAAGGCATCGCCCAAACCTTTCTTTGTAGTGATGATGATTACCCCGTTGGATGCCCTTGCACCATAAATGGCCGCGGCCGAGGCATCTTTTAACACCGTGAAAGTTTCAATATCATTTGGGTTAATAAAACTCAATGGATTAGATGCACCCGAAACGCCCCCGCTTTCCAAGGGTACACCGTCGATCACAAATAATGGATCGTTACTGGCATTTAATGAGGAACCACCACGAATACGGATGGTGCTGCCGCTTCCCGGCTGACCGCTGTTTGAGGTAATCGAAACACCCGACACCTTACCCGATAACATTTGTTCCGGCGTGCTGATACTGCCCTTTTGGAAATCTTTAACACCTACAACCGCTACCGAACCGGTAAGGTCTTGTTTTCGCGTAGTTCCATAACCTACCACCACTACATCATTTAAGGTAGAAGCATCTTCTATTAAAGTGATGTTTAGAGTGGTGCTTTGAGTAACCGGAACTTCCTTTACTTTATAACCTACCGAGGAGAATTCGAGGATACCAGCCTTTGCAGGTATTTTGATACTAAAGTTTCCATTAGCGTCGGTAGAGGTGGCAATCGCGGTTCCCTTTAAGCGAACGCTTACACCTGGCATACCTAAATTATCAGGCGCTGTTTTAACAACTCCGGTAATGGTTGTCTGCTGTGCAAAAAGATATCCATGGGTAAATATCAATAGTAAAAGCATTAACATCCGCTTGTTACTCCTGATGAAAAATGTAAAAATGTGCATAGAATATTATGGTTAGAATTAACGATACAAATGAAGGCTTTATAGCATTATCCGCTTTGTGCTATTGTTCATTTCTTTTGTGCTAACCGACATATTATTGGTTTAGATGGCGTATTAAGCATTTTTTTTAATGCGATTGTTCTAAACGTCTTGCGTCATTCCCACGCAGGCGGGAACCCTAATGCGACCTGCAATTAGACAAACCTAGCCAAGGCATTACGATTCCCAATCAAGTTGGGAATGACGATACGCAGGTAAATCTCTTGCTCCTCCTCTAACTTCTCATACTAATCCTTCGCAAAAATCAATTATCTTTATCGGCTCAGAATTGTCTGCATAAACCGTCAAATGAACACGTTAACGAGAACTTTTTTCCTGCTCCTCTTTATTTTTTCGATAGGAAACGTTAGCGCACAAAATTTAAAGTTTAAGCACGTCAGTGTAGAAGATGGACTATCGAACAGTACCATCGAATGTATTTTTCAAGATCACCGGGGTTTTATCTGGTTTGGCACACGCGATGGTTTGAACAAATACGATGGCAATCAGATTACCGTTTTCAAACACAGCAAAAACCCGAACAGTATCAGCGATAATTTCGTCAGGTGCATCTTTGAGGATAAAAACCATACCCTTTGGATCGGTACATCAGATGGGCTGAACAGGTTTAATGCCGGGAAAAACAATTTTTCCACTTATCGGTCTAAAGACAAAAAAAGCCAGACCAATAACATCATTACCTCGGTTAAAGAAACCGCAAAGGGAATTTGGATTGGCACTTATGGTGGCGGACTAAACTTACTGGATCAAAAATCGAATACCTTCGGCCGGTTTCAATACCATTCGGATCAGAAAAAAACCGATCGTAAGAATTACATCAATGATCTGTATTGCGATGCTGATGGAAACATCTGGATGGCAACCGATGCGGGCATCCATGTTTTAAACCTTAAATCAGGTAGTGCGAGAACCATTAAAACATTGGAAAATGAATCTTTCAGGGTCATTAAAAAAGATCCGGATGGCTCCTTTTGGTTCGGAACGGAAGAAAACGGCTTAATCCATTACGATCTTGTCAAAAACGCCATTAAAACCTATCAGCACCAGGAAAAAAATAATAATAGTATCGGCAGTAATCTGGTGAGGGCTATTGTTTTTGATAAACAAAAAAACCTATGGACTGGTGGCATTAACGGAGGTTTAAACCTTTTCAACTCCAAAACCGAAACATTTACACATTACCAGAACGAACCAGGCAATACCCTTAGTTTATCGCAACGTACCGTTTCGGCACTTTATGTCGATCAGCAAGGAAATTTATGGATCGGGACACACCGTGGAGGGGTAAATCTGTATAGTCCGCAGGCAGAAAAATTTAAACTGGTGCGCCAGGAGCCCAACAAAAACAGTTTAAGTTATAATGATGTAAGGGCTTTTCATGAGGATAAAGCTGGCAATATCTATATCGGAACCGATGGCGGCGGACTCGATATTTACAATAAAACGAATAAAACCTTTATCCACCACCGTTATAATCCATTCAACGCCAATAGCGTTGGTGCAGATGCCATTCTCGATATCACCGAAACCAAAAATGGCCTCTTATTAGTTGGTACCTGGGCAGGTGGCTTAAACCAGATGAACAATGATGGTTCTTTTACCCGTT
Proteins encoded in this region:
- a CDS encoding TonB-dependent receptor, giving the protein MHIFTFFIRSNKRMLMLLLLIFTHGYLFAQQTTITGVVKTAPDNLGMPGVSVRLKGTAIATSTDANGNFSIKIPAKAGILEFSSVGYKVKEVPVTQSTTLNITLIEDASTLNDVVVVGYGTTRKQDLTGSVAVVGVKDFQKGSISTPEQMLSGKVSGVSITSNSGQPGSGSTIRIRGGSSLNASNDPLFVIDGVPLESGGVSGASNPLSFINPNDIETFTVLKDASAAAIYGARASNGVIIITTKKGLGDALKVTFNSVNSVSKLTRQLDVLSADEIRSIVNAKGTSAQKAQLGTFNTNWQDLIYQDGFSTDNNISISGGVKKLPYRLSIGYQNQTGVLRTDQLQKTSAALVFNPRFFDNHLKLDINLKGSMQKTRFANTAAIGGAVSFDPTQATYTNRSDYNGYWEWLDSTTPTGLVNLVGRNPVGLLEQREDRAKPMRSIGNVQLDYSFHFLPELHANLNAAYDVASGKGTVFVDPNAAEAFVGNLNGVGNGVNNQYKQNRRNTVLDFYLNYIKEFKSIKSRVDATAGYSYNDYLTTQYYYPSFDANGNKVANSDPAFAFNKPQYRLISYFGRLNYNYDERFLLTATVRRDGSSRFGPAYKYGVFPSLALAWTVKNEAFLKDNKTISALKVRASYGITGQQDGIGNYGYMSTYGLSALNASYQFGNTFYQMYRPSAYIANIKWEETATTNIGLDFGLFDNRVTGSLDFYQKKTSDLLNLIPQPAGTNFAATAIVNVGDMENKGVELTLGFNPVKEKDFNWDFSFNATYNKNTITNLTVVPNDPNYAGFPSGTIAGGVGGQNAFINAVGGPKNTFNLFEQTYDQNGNPIEGVYVDQNGDGVINQNDFKKGKQADPKVFLGFSNNLSYKKWNLSFTLRANLGNYVYNNNYSQSGNLNQILGTAIILNASPNYLTTNFKTQQLLSDYYVQNASFLRMDNVNLGYAFGQILKTKANLALTASVQNVFVITKYKGLDPEVASGVDNNIYPRPRIFSLGLNVNF